One genomic segment of Leptospira sp. GIMC2001 includes these proteins:
- a CDS encoding ParA family protein, whose amino-acid sequence MIISVASLKGGVGKTTISTFLAQAFAARGFSVQLIDLDHNNNLTDFFLREIDSNELESRSIFKVLQGYLSIEAANFTLPSGIKIVPATPTLSNLDSTLGSDPGLTFRFREDLRSLESDIIIIDIHNAKHLGLYLALYASDIVLSPFTLNRWTYQGSIDIQTEVEKASKTIKEKIQFIGVRSNLTDKKSLELDNVTDLKIAKTTIHRSEAIETASSIAEFLNPNTKAFKEFLSLSEEIF is encoded by the coding sequence ATGATAATTTCAGTCGCTTCACTTAAAGGTGGTGTCGGTAAAACTACTATTTCAACATTTCTAGCTCAAGCATTTGCAGCCCGCGGTTTTTCAGTTCAATTAATTGACCTTGATCATAACAATAATCTTACAGATTTTTTCCTAAGAGAAATCGATTCAAACGAATTGGAAAGCAGAAGCATTTTTAAAGTTTTACAAGGCTACTTGAGTATAGAAGCCGCAAATTTTACACTTCCTTCGGGAATCAAAATTGTTCCGGCCACTCCAACGCTTTCAAATTTAGATTCAACACTTGGAAGTGATCCTGGTTTAACTTTTAGGTTCAGAGAAGATTTAAGATCATTAGAATCTGATATTATTATTATTGATATCCACAATGCAAAACACTTGGGATTGTATTTAGCTCTCTATGCAAGCGACATTGTTCTTTCTCCATTCACTCTAAATCGATGGACATACCAAGGTTCCATCGACATCCAAACCGAAGTTGAAAAAGCTTCCAAAACAATAAAAGAAAAAATACAATTCATTGGTGTGAGATCAAATCTTACTGATAAAAAATCTCTTGAACTCGATAACGTTACAGATTTGAAAATTGCAAAAACAACAATCCATAGGTCCGAAGCCATCGAGACAGCTAGCTCTATCGCAGAATTTTTGAATCCAAATACAAAGGCTTTCAAGGAATTCCTTTCTCTGTCCGAGGAAATATTTTGA